One part of the Tenacibaculum sp. 190130A14a genome encodes these proteins:
- a CDS encoding 2TM domain-containing protein, giving the protein MKSTENLDQRYVRAQRRVEEIKQFYKHLLVYVGINLLVIGRRIYKDIVHYDVSVSDAFLDISNYNIFFWWGIIVVLHGINVFGKQRVFSKKWEERKIKEYMNE; this is encoded by the coding sequence ATGAAATCAACAGAGAATTTAGATCAAAGATATGTGAGAGCTCAAAGAAGGGTAGAAGAGATAAAGCAATTTTATAAACATTTGCTAGTGTATGTTGGAATTAATCTTTTAGTTATTGGAAGAAGAATTTATAAAGACATTGTACATTATGATGTGTCGGTTTCTGATGCTTTTCTAGATATTAGTAATTATAATATTTTCTTTTGGTGGGGAATTATTGTAGTATTACACGGAATTAATGTTTTTGGAAAACAAAGGGTATTTTCAAAAAAATGGGAGGAGCGTAAGATTAAAGAGTATATGAACGAATAA
- a CDS encoding 2TM domain-containing protein: MERNYTEEHKYLLAKKRVEKIKGFYWHLVAYVGVNFFISGVIVFGLMHDEGDTFTDAISNFGVYATWIFWGIGVFFHWLGTFGTNIFFSKDWEQKKIKEYLDEMKK; the protein is encoded by the coding sequence AACACAAATATTTACTTGCAAAGAAAAGAGTTGAGAAAATAAAAGGGTTTTACTGGCATTTAGTAGCTTATGTTGGTGTGAACTTTTTTATATCGGGAGTAATTGTATTTGGATTAATGCATGATGAAGGAGACACTTTTACAGATGCAATTTCGAACTTTGGAGTGTATGCAACTTGGATTTTTTGGGGAATTGGTGTTTTCTTTCATTGGTTAGGAACATTTGGAACTAATATCTTTTTCAGTAAAGATTGGGAACAAAAGAAAATTAAAGAGTATTTAGACGAAATGAAAAAATAA
- a CDS encoding LytTR family DNA-binding domain-containing protein, whose product MNVIIIEDEKPAARRLGRMLAELDIEVQQMLHSVEESINWFQNNPHPDLIFLDIQLSDGLSFEIFEEVTVKSAIIFTTAYDEYALKAFKLNSIDYLLKPIDDDELKVAVDKFKANQPKQSNLQVNIDDIRKLLINPIDRKYKKRFTIKVGQHLKIINVDEIECFYSENKSTYIHTSGNRNYLLDHSLEHWNEELDPEKFFRVNRTFIVHINSINDIVSYTNSRLQLKLNSFKEQEIIVSRERVKQFKEFIQ is encoded by the coding sequence ATGAATGTAATTATTATTGAAGATGAAAAACCAGCGGCTAGACGCTTAGGAAGAATGTTAGCAGAACTAGATATTGAAGTTCAACAAATGCTACATTCCGTAGAAGAATCAATTAACTGGTTTCAAAACAACCCACATCCTGATTTAATTTTTTTAGACATTCAACTTTCTGATGGTTTGTCATTTGAAATATTTGAAGAAGTTACCGTTAAATCAGCAATAATTTTTACTACGGCCTATGATGAATATGCTTTAAAGGCTTTCAAATTGAACTCTATAGATTATTTATTGAAACCTATTGATGATGATGAATTAAAGGTAGCGGTAGATAAGTTTAAAGCAAATCAACCAAAACAATCTAATCTTCAAGTAAATATTGATGATATTCGAAAGTTATTAATCAATCCGATTGATAGAAAATATAAAAAGCGTTTTACAATCAAAGTTGGTCAACATTTAAAGATTATTAATGTTGATGAGATAGAATGTTTTTATTCCGAAAATAAATCAACATATATTCATACTTCAGGAAATAGAAACTATTTATTAGATCATTCTTTAGAACATTGGAATGAAGAGTTAGATCCAGAAAAATTCTTTAGAGTTAATAGAACTTTTATAGTACATATCAACTCGATTAACGATATCGTTTCTTATACAAATTCAAGATTACAGTTAAAACTAAACTCCTTCAAAGAACAGGAAATTATTGTTAGTAGAGAGCGCGTAAAACAGTTTAAAGAGTTTATTCAATAA